A DNA window from Pungitius pungitius chromosome 1, fPunPun2.1, whole genome shotgun sequence contains the following coding sequences:
- the zgc:92664 gene encoding chromatin complexes subunit BAP18 isoform X2, which produces MTSASTKVGEIFSAAGAAFTKLGELTMQLHPVADSSPTGGQTKGSVKRKLYEDGALCASSDGPKKVIKKTFASVAMATKATPSVISVPKAQVAMASGLQGSPSRQPTLKKQKTGDVTLSALNDSDVNSDLVDIEGLGEGSNSKKLNNFDQDNLDSGLILNSGDLPLLSR; this is translated from the exons ATGACCTCAGCTTCTACTAAA GTCGGCGAGATCTTCTCCGCAGCTGGAGCTGCCTTCACCAAACTCGGAGAACTAACCATGCAGCTTCACCCAGTGGCGGACTCCAGCCCCACAGG tGGTCAGACCAAGGGCTCCGTGAAGAGGAAGCTGTACGAAGACGGAGCTCTGTGCGCCTCCTCGGATGGGCCCAAGAAGGTCATCAAAAAAACCTTTGCtagtgttgccatggcgacaaAAGCGACTCCATCCGTCATCTCGGTTCCGAAAGCTCAGGTTGCCATGGCGTCAGGACTACAGGGTTCCCCCTCCAGGCAGCCCACGCTGAAGAAGCAGAAAACCGGAG ATGTGACCCTCAGTGCTCTCAACGACTCAGATGTAAACAGTGATCTTGTGGACATCGAGGGACTGGGGGAAGGATCCAACTCCAAAAAACTCAACAACTTTGATCAAG ATAACTTGGACTCGGGCCTCATCTTGAACTCCGGTGATCTTCCTTTGCTCTCCCGTTGA
- the rnaseka gene encoding ribonuclease kappa-A, whose product MRGLICGPKLAACGLVLSAWGVIMLAMLGIFYTTHSAVLIEDVPVIDHSIYQDGSPERIYALYNKVGYNCFIAAGIYILFAVFSGCQLRLNKQKAYLVH is encoded by the exons ATGCGTGGCTTGATTTGTGGACCAAAACTCGCCGCGTGTGGGCTTGTGTTGAGCGCATGGGGGGTCATAATGTTG GCCATGCTGGGCATCTTCTACACAACACATTCAGCGGTACTGATTGAAGACGTGCCTGTGATTGACCATAGCATCTACCAAGA tgggagCCCTGAGAGGATCTACGCCTTGTACAACAAGGTGGGCTACAACTGCTTCATAGCAGCCGGTATCTACATCCTGTTTGCAGTCTTCTCCGGCTGCCAGCTGAGGCTCAACAAGCAGAAG GCGTACCTGGTGCACTAG
- the zgc:92664 gene encoding chromatin complexes subunit BAP18 isoform X1: MTSASTKVGEIFSAAGAAFTKLGELTMQLHPVADSSPTGSLPPSSGQTKGSVKRKLYEDGALCASSDGPKKVIKKTFASVAMATKATPSVISVPKAQVAMASGLQGSPSRQPTLKKQKTGDVTLSALNDSDVNSDLVDIEGLGEGSNSKKLNNFDQDNLDSGLILNSGDLPLLSR, encoded by the exons ATGACCTCAGCTTCTACTAAA GTCGGCGAGATCTTCTCCGCAGCTGGAGCTGCCTTCACCAAACTCGGAGAACTAACCATGCAGCTTCACCCAGTGGCGGACTCCAGCCCCACAGG ttcccttcctccctccagtGGTCAGACCAAGGGCTCCGTGAAGAGGAAGCTGTACGAAGACGGAGCTCTGTGCGCCTCCTCGGATGGGCCCAAGAAGGTCATCAAAAAAACCTTTGCtagtgttgccatggcgacaaAAGCGACTCCATCCGTCATCTCGGTTCCGAAAGCTCAGGTTGCCATGGCGTCAGGACTACAGGGTTCCCCCTCCAGGCAGCCCACGCTGAAGAAGCAGAAAACCGGAG ATGTGACCCTCAGTGCTCTCAACGACTCAGATGTAAACAGTGATCTTGTGGACATCGAGGGACTGGGGGAAGGATCCAACTCCAAAAAACTCAACAACTTTGATCAAG ATAACTTGGACTCGGGCCTCATCTTGAACTCCGGTGATCTTCCTTTGCTCTCCCGTTGA